Proteins encoded by one window of Channa argus isolate prfri chromosome 1, Channa argus male v1.0, whole genome shotgun sequence:
- the LOC137103753 gene encoding hepatic lectin-like, whose protein sequence is MGRRQERVALLVLGGLLAVAAIVIYRLSFDNYLTKKYLQTLKDENEAMRKNLTDKLDPKCERCWELHRGTCYYFSLNASSWQQSRDDCKSRGGDLVNIDSRQEQKFLDETVRNKMMHGRDSFWIGLTDSVEEDKWVWVDGSLLSTSLTFWSPGQPTNRTGRNPIEEDCVMMGEKTEVVDLKCWHDRACEVELRRICEKSAETGL, encoded by the exons ATGGGCCGCAGACAAG AGAGAGTGGCCCTGCTGGTTCTCGGTGGTCTCCTGGCAGTTGCTGCCATTGTTATTTACCGTCTCT cttttgATAATTACCTAACCAAGAAATATCTCCAAACTCTGAAAGATGAGAATGAGGCAATGAGGAAAAATCTCACAG ACAAACTAGATCCAAAGTGTGAAAGATGCTGGGAGCTTCACAGAGGAACgtgttattatttttctttgaatgCTTCATCCTGGCAACAGAGCAGAGATGACTGTAAAAGTCGTGGAGGAGATCTGGTTAACATCGACAGCAGACAGGAGCAG AAATTCCTAGATGAAAcagtgagaaacaaaatgatgcaTGGTAGAGACAGCTTCTGGATTGGACTGACAGACTCAGTAGAAGAAGACAAATGGGTGTGGGTGGACGGATCACTGCTCAGCACAAG tttgactttttggaGCCCGGGTCAGCCGACTAACCGGACAGGACGAAATCCTATTGAAGAGGACTGTGTGATGATGGGAGAGAAAACAGAAGTTGTTGACCTGAAGTGTTGGCATGATAGAGCCTGTGAAGTTGAACTAAGAAGAATTTGTGAGAAGTCAGCAGAAACTGGACTTTAA